One segment of Asterias rubens chromosome 2, eAstRub1.3, whole genome shotgun sequence DNA contains the following:
- the LOC117307116 gene encoding nuclear-interacting partner of ALK-like isoform X1: MAEKRKISAAGSGAKRIKALFSSFIRKDPVSPDKENSTVSLDSERIEPGEEATVPGISSPQSSNDTTDGVVPCKQETPQRCSVRPLDAEAFFDRVETFTVSGWFAKPKDLSPLYCARYGWENSDKDFLKCVSCKEILYGGLPGVWETESYSLSYSKLKESLRSSHSKICPWPDSPSPVSFQSIPLDDIKSSIKEFYSRVDSLYPLGDRIPDIDCSPLQDDEEFDVDHVKKVLLQAVSERGDAAVIISEEKKTVWQAVCLLALFGWRKCLSEQTGCPVLVCEYCRRHAGLWNFASFKDATQQSRSVTESSSQDSTGESLNKRIKEIQQSSFNLALEHRSWCPWIQPSPFQPMKIQRISNEPMREEEIPKAELMWQQLLFIMLKKNSPDTYGALKPAINKETTPPSQTWKAVRRILNVWQSKETTDASKQDTKSS, encoded by the exons CACAGTTTCACTTGACAGTGAAAGAATTGAGCCTGGTGAGGAGGCAACCGTTCCTGGCATCAGCAGTCCTCAGAGTTCAAATGATACCACAGATGGAGTTGTTCCATGTAAGCAAGAGACGCCACAAAGATGTTCTGTCAGACCCCTCGATGCTGAAGCTTTCTTTGACAGAGTTGAAACCTTCACA GTCTCTGGATGGTTTGCCAAACCCAAAGACCTGTCTCCCTTGTACTGTGCCAGATATGGCTGGGAAAACAGTGACAAAGACTTCCTTAAATGTGTGAGCTGTAAAGAGATACTGTATGGAGGCCTGCCAGGTGTATGGGAAACAGAGTCAT ATAGTCTATCCTACAGTAAATTGAAAGAATCATTGCGGAGTTCCCACAGCAAGATCTGTCCATGGCCTGACAGCCCCTCACCAG TGTCATTTCAGAGTATTCCACTTGATGACATCAAAAGTTCCATCAAAGAATTCTACAGCAGGGTAGACAGTTTGTATCCACTTGGAGACAGGATACCAGACATTGACTGCAGTCCACTCCAGGACGAT gaggAGTTTGACGTGGATCATGTCAAGAAGGTACTCCTACAAGCGGTTTCTGAAAGGGGGGATGCAGCAGTCATCAttagtgaagaaaaaaaaacggtgtGGCAGGCTGTGTGCTTGCTGGCTCTATTTGGCTGGAGaaaatg TCTTTCAGAGCAAACAGGTTGTCCAGTTTTAGTCTGTGAGTATTGCAGACGTCACGCCGGGCTCTGGAACTTTGCATCCTTCAAAGATGCCACTCAGCAGTCCAGATCGGTCACAGAGTCAAGTAGTCAGGACTCAACAGGAGAATCACTAAACAAGAGAATCAAG GAAATTCAGCAGTCCTCCTTCAATCTTGCCCTGGAACATcggtcttggtgcccctggaTTCAACCCTCTCCATTCCAGCCAATGAAAATTCAGAGAATTTCAAACGAGCCAATGAGGGAAGAGGAAATACCAAAAGCCGAGCTCATGTGGCAACAGCTGCTGTTCATCATGTTGAAGAAGAATTCCCCAGATACATACGGAGCTCTAAAACCAgctataaataaagaaaca ACTCCACCAAGTCAAACGTGGAAAGCTGTTCGACGAATTCTGAATGTTTGGCAGAGCAAGGAGACGACAGATGCTTCAAAACAAGACACCAAGTCAAGCTGA
- the LOC117307116 gene encoding NIPA-like protein isoform X2 — MGMWHWISSNERQRQECEDVSLDSERIEPGEEATVPGISSPQSSNDTTDGVVPCKQETPQRCSVRPLDAEAFFDRVETFTVSGWFAKPKDLSPLYCARYGWENSDKDFLKCVSCKEILYGGLPGVWETESYSLSYSKLKESLRSSHSKICPWPDSPSPVSFQSIPLDDIKSSIKEFYSRVDSLYPLGDRIPDIDCSPLQDDEEFDVDHVKKVLLQAVSERGDAAVIISEEKKTVWQAVCLLALFGWRKCLSEQTGCPVLVCEYCRRHAGLWNFASFKDATQQSRSVTESSSQDSTGESLNKRIKEIQQSSFNLALEHRSWCPWIQPSPFQPMKIQRISNEPMREEEIPKAELMWQQLLFIMLKKNSPDTYGALKPAINKETTPPSQTWKAVRRILNVWQSKETTDASKQDTKSS; from the exons TTTCACTTGACAGTGAAAGAATTGAGCCTGGTGAGGAGGCAACCGTTCCTGGCATCAGCAGTCCTCAGAGTTCAAATGATACCACAGATGGAGTTGTTCCATGTAAGCAAGAGACGCCACAAAGATGTTCTGTCAGACCCCTCGATGCTGAAGCTTTCTTTGACAGAGTTGAAACCTTCACA GTCTCTGGATGGTTTGCCAAACCCAAAGACCTGTCTCCCTTGTACTGTGCCAGATATGGCTGGGAAAACAGTGACAAAGACTTCCTTAAATGTGTGAGCTGTAAAGAGATACTGTATGGAGGCCTGCCAGGTGTATGGGAAACAGAGTCAT ATAGTCTATCCTACAGTAAATTGAAAGAATCATTGCGGAGTTCCCACAGCAAGATCTGTCCATGGCCTGACAGCCCCTCACCAG TGTCATTTCAGAGTATTCCACTTGATGACATCAAAAGTTCCATCAAAGAATTCTACAGCAGGGTAGACAGTTTGTATCCACTTGGAGACAGGATACCAGACATTGACTGCAGTCCACTCCAGGACGAT gaggAGTTTGACGTGGATCATGTCAAGAAGGTACTCCTACAAGCGGTTTCTGAAAGGGGGGATGCAGCAGTCATCAttagtgaagaaaaaaaaacggtgtGGCAGGCTGTGTGCTTGCTGGCTCTATTTGGCTGGAGaaaatg TCTTTCAGAGCAAACAGGTTGTCCAGTTTTAGTCTGTGAGTATTGCAGACGTCACGCCGGGCTCTGGAACTTTGCATCCTTCAAAGATGCCACTCAGCAGTCCAGATCGGTCACAGAGTCAAGTAGTCAGGACTCAACAGGAGAATCACTAAACAAGAGAATCAAG GAAATTCAGCAGTCCTCCTTCAATCTTGCCCTGGAACATcggtcttggtgcccctggaTTCAACCCTCTCCATTCCAGCCAATGAAAATTCAGAGAATTTCAAACGAGCCAATGAGGGAAGAGGAAATACCAAAAGCCGAGCTCATGTGGCAACAGCTGCTGTTCATCATGTTGAAGAAGAATTCCCCAGATACATACGGAGCTCTAAAACCAgctataaataaagaaaca ACTCCACCAAGTCAAACGTGGAAAGCTGTTCGACGAATTCTGAATGTTTGGCAGAGCAAGGAGACGACAGATGCTTCAAAACAAGACACCAAGTCAAGCTGA